The DNA window AAACAACGCGATGatcgctctcaggttcctccaGGTCCCTCTCTGATAAAGCTAGATTGCTGCTGTGGCTGTGGCCGCTTCTCTCTTTTGATTCCaagttattgaaatttttctgtatcCATGCGTTATGTATGAGTCAACCGATCAGTAAATTTTGTAAGTGCGTTTTGTCTCGCTGCGTGGGACGTGTCGTCCGACGTGGCAGAATGCCGCGATTACGAATCGCTGCCTTCTGTAACAGATTATAATCATTGAAGTGACCGAACCGTTCCTCATGTCGAGCGATCCTCGGAGGTTAAAAACTCCAATCGGTTACGACGATCTCGAGATAACTTCCGTCGCGATAAAAGCtcgtaataaaaaactaacatTGGCATACGACGCTTCGTACGCACGctaaagaaatattagaatatttacgATCGATTGTACGTATCCATTCGCTCGCGTTAAGTTGCCGTCGAGCTGACCTGTCAACGTACCGATTGTGCTATTTTCACGAAAGGAATGATATTCGTGTTTATGTCGCCGCCCTGACGATGTAAAGagtatttttaagtattctcTCTGTATCATCTCTGCGAGAAACCAGTcgtttaataatgtttaacgtaacattattaattttattgtatatgcatataaataaataaactttatatgcATAATGAGggacaaattttcttaaatatcagACTACATATTGCGATTTGAGGATTGTAAATTAGAGATTGGAACAaaactgattaaaattaaaattattttattggtaaaattttaaactttaatttgcaATCTTTGGGCTCTGTATTTTGAGGCAGGCTTAATgttatgtttcttttatttttagtttaatagaGGCAATGGGTGCAACGCCAAGTCGTTATGAAGATCTCTCCAAGAATGTGCACCTGGCAAGGTTTTGCGGGAAACAGAGTATATCTTCGAACGATCCATTTTGGAGTACATTCCTGTCTTATAACATACGACCGCCTATTACAAGGAATGATCAGATAGAACTGGATTCTAGATTAGACTCGTCATGTCAACAGTTGCTTGTCAATAATTTGGTCACTGGCAACTTTGGTACTTTGATACAAATAACACTGATACGCATCAACGAGCTGCTAGCACCTGTACAAAATCAAAAGTAAGCATGCATTGCCTTGTGATACTGAATAAATTTAACGCTCTTGTTCTTTGCTTCTAAAAACAATActtgacatttatttatagtataatatcAGCATGGCAAACATACAATGGATTGTTTGCTGTGAGATGTGTTTTAAAGTATCTCATTGAGACTGTTGGTGAGGAAGAGATGCTGAATCACATTGAAGCACCACAAACGACAAATGAAGCACTCCCTTCTTATAGATTggcatattttattgaagcacTGATAGAACTTATTACAGATGTACCTCTGTGGTAATAATATACTTACAGCAATATACTTACACTCCTGCTAAAAAAGTGACatgtatcaatatttttcgaatttaTCTGTGGACTGTATCCAAAATCCACTTTCTAtcagaaaaagttaaattaaaaaaagaatttacaaatttaaatagaatattcttAACTCTAACATAacgaaattacaaaattaatatctacatTATCTTCAGCGAACTTCAAACAAACAATGATTAGCTCCAAATTAACTcatattaacttatatttaatgttgctgaaaataatttattaaaaaaaaaatttttctccccgacaattttaaatttttactttgtgtTGCTTTTCTTGTGGGGACACaatagatatttctaaaaatgtatatgttataaatgttaatgtattttttttacagtgaaTTTACATATGTTGTTCACTTGGAGGCGATTAATTGTTTACTCGTGCTACTCTCGGTGCAATTATTTTCTCAAACTGCAGCTGAGTACAGTACAGTGTACAGGATAGCAATGCATGCGCTGAACCAACATGCACCTACTATGGTGTGTACACTGTTGCACAATTTTGTTCAACAGGAACACGCTCCTCCAGGGTTACTGACGCAGCAGTCCGGAGGTAGTATTGTATTCAGTATTGCAggtaaatatgaaaatatcacAAAACCCCTACTAATCTATTTTACGAAGCGTTAATATAAAGCATCATTTTAGCCGGGTTGTGGAATGTGATAAGAATGGGTATAGGCAGTGGTTCGAAGAATATACAGGTTGCACATAACGGCATAGCtgaggaagaggagaagaaaCGCGATACAGAAACTCCACTTGCCAGTCAATCTCTATTACTTCTATTAGTTTTGACGAATCATTGTACTGCTACGCAGAATCCATATAGGAACGCGCTTTTCTCTTTCATAGATATGCAAGGTAAACATTGAATTACTCtaacatttaattacgatTATCCCAagatatatgaatattaatattgtatatatcaaataaaaatatatttgttgttACAGAAGATCATACTATATCACAAGAGAAAACAACTGATAccttcaaatttaatttaaataaattatacaataccaTTTGTAAGATACCAAATACAGACGAAGTTACGCTTTTACTCTACATGCTATTGCATAGAAATTCGAGTGTAAAACATGACATAATGAGAAGACCTGATATACAATTATTGGCAAGTGTTGtcaaatttcatatttttctttgactTTAGTTATACCCAATAATCTTACATTGAAACGCGTTTGCTTACAGGTAACTCcgatattacaaatattatatcatgCACCAAACAACACATCCCATCATATTTATATGTCCCTTATTATTTTGCTAATTTTGAGTGAAGATGAAACGTTTAACAAGCGAATACACGAAATTGTaagtatcaatattttatatttcattatgatCAAAATAACGATTGTaataattgttctttttttcaagATGCTTAAAGGTATAACATGGTATACTGAAAGATCTATAAGCGAAATATCATTAGGTGGTCTTTTAATCCTGGTAGTAATTCGTAcgatacaatataatatgtttaaaatgaGAGTAAGTATggtatcttttatatatggatataaatctacatttataaatcatgataacatttattattattattattaggaCAAATATCTTCATACAAACTGTTTAGCAGCTCTAGCAAATATGTCTGCCCAGTTCACATCCTTACATCCTTATGTTAGTCAGAGATTGTTAAGTTTATTTGAAACACTTGCAAAAAAGCATGCGCGCTTAGAAGCGAGAATTTTAGAGCAAACACAGGCGACCACTGTTCCTTCCAAAGATACTATCGTTCTTAATACGGCTAACGATGCgattattaatgtaacaattaataatactgcAAAAATTTCTAATGCTTCCACCGTTTCTACTGTTACAAACGAAGATTTggtaagatatataatatatatgaaattattctgggtctaatatttgttaaaattaaaagtatattatttttttcagattcaAGATTTGACTATACTTGAGGAAGTCTTAAGGATGGTgctagaaattataaatagttgTTTAACTCATAGACTCGCACACaatccaaatttaatttacactcTTCTGTATAAAAAGGATGTCTTTCAATCATTTAGGACACATTCTGCTTTCCAagatattgtacaaaatattgattctGTAAGTTTTAAcgtgatatttataatattttcataccTCAATCTATTATACTTTAAATCGATatgtaataatcattttttaatttaatttgtaggtaattaattttttctcttataaatTGGAACAGAAGGATCAATCACAAATAGGTGTTAGTCAAGTATTAGCCACTATACGGCAAGGAACTTTAGAGTGGCCAAGAGATCGTTTAAgagtatgtaaaaattgatacTACTTGATATAGAttattatgatctatatacttattatatataagaatttttattatgcatttatttgtagaaattcccagaattaaaatttaagtatgtAGAAGAAGAACAACCAGAAGAGTTCTTCATTCCTTATGTATGGAGTGTGGTTTGTCAAGGAGCGTTATTACATTGGAATGCAGAgaacataaaattgttttcaccTAATAACGGCGAGCCGACCATCATTGTTTGCTGATATTGAGATGATGAGTGCATtctgttataaatattcaaagcGACACAACaggttaatatataaaactataatttacaatagaaatttattaaactaaaaacatattttttctttggaATGAATGAAGATGCAAACTTTGAgaactaagaaaaaaaaaacaaaaatgtatacaaaagACAGTATAACGTATGGCATATAATTATTGCATGATGAAGTATTTATAATGAGGGTACATCATCTGAAACGAAACTTCTTCtcttattatttcttcttagtatttcttaaaacgagtctaaactttaatattatgaaaacaaaaataagtaaaaatttaacttaaatattttttcaattttatgttacatttcaCCAGGTAATGTAGCGTAAGAGActcaacaaatattttatattcttgaaaattagattttgtaacttctgcaattttgttatgattatatataaataataatatatcgcgccaaaaaaagaatacaattACTGCATCTTGACTGGGACTGGTTAAAGTTATCGCAATATTTTGCATTGCGAACGCTAGTACACggaataatgtaattttacgttattaataatatttactaatataatatatgcatgAGAATTTACAATCTCCacgaataatataatttacaaatgtcTGTATAACttcgaaattaaattttctttgtactTTCATAATTAAAACCGCATACCGtttcaaagtattttttaatgcaaaaacgAAGTCATTGAAGCTTTAGTGAATTATATCTAGTAGTCTAatcaaaatagtaatttttatttcaatcgtTGTATCTCTgcgatatatttgtaaataattatcgaaAA is part of the Monomorium pharaonis isolate MP-MQ-018 chromosome 2, ASM1337386v2, whole genome shotgun sequence genome and encodes:
- the LOC105840657 gene encoding dymeclin, with the translated sequence MGATPSRYEDLSKNVHLARFCGKQSISSNDPFWSTFLSYNIRPPITRNDQIELDSRLDSSCQQLLVNNLVTGNFGTLIQITLIRINELLAPVQNQNIISAWQTYNGLFAVRCVLKYLIETVGEEEMLNHIEAPQTTNEALPSYRLAYFIEALIELITDVPLCEFTYVVHLEAINCLLVLLSVQLFSQTAAEYSTVYRIAMHALNQHAPTMVCTLLHNFVQQEHAPPGLLTQQSGGSIVFSIAAGLWNVIRMGIGSGSKNIQVAHNGIAEEEEKKRDTETPLASQSLLLLLVLTNHCTATQNPYRNALFSFIDMQEDHTISQEKTTDTFKFNLNKLYNTICKIPNTDEVTLLLYMLLHRNSSVKHDIMRRPDIQLLVTPILQILYHAPNNTSHHIYMSLIILLILSEDETFNKRIHEIMLKGITWYTERSISEISLGGLLILVVIRTIQYNMFKMRDKYLHTNCLAALANMSAQFTSLHPYVSQRLLSLFETLAKKHARLEARILEQTQATTVPSKDTIVLNTANDAIINVTINNTAKISNASTVSTVTNEDLIQDLTILEEVLRMVLEIINSCLTHRLAHNPNLIYTLLYKKDVFQSFRTHSAFQDIVQNIDSVINFFSYKLEQKDQSQIGVSQVLATIRQGTLEWPRDRLRKFPELKFKYVEEEQPEEFFIPYVWSVVCQGALLHWNAENIKLFSPNNGEPTIIVC